ATGATGATCTTGGTTGCCATTACGGCGCAGACTGGCGTTTTCAAGTATGTCGCCATCCGTGCGGCAAAGGTTGCAAAGGGCAAACCGATTCGTATTCTCGTCTACCTGAGCTTGATCACGGCCGTTGCTTCCGCCTTTTTGGACAACGTTACCACTGTACTTCTTATCGTACCTGTGACGTTTAGCATCGCCCGCCAGCTCGAGCTTAATCCGATTCCTTTTTTAATCAGTGAAATTATTGCTTCAAATGCCGGAGGAACAGCTACGTTGATCGGTGACCCACCGAATATCATGATTGGCAGTTCTGTGCCTGAGCTCGATTTTATGAAATTTCTCGTGAATTTGAGCCCAATTATCATCGTGGTTATGGCTGTAACCGTTGTTTGCTTGGTCTTGATTTACCGCAAGCAGTTAGTAACGTCCCCTGAGTTGAGCGCAAAAATCATGCAGTTAAATGAGCGCGATGAAATTACCGACAGCCGTTTATTGAAAAAGTCTTTGACGGTGATGGGATTGACCATTATTGGTTTCATGCTCCATGGGGCCCTTCATTTGGAGTCGGCAACTATCGCTTTAACAGGAGCTTTTCTTTTGCTCCTTCTTACTGGAGAGCATTATTTAGAAGACGCGATCAGCAAAGTCGAGTGGAATACGATATTCTTCTTCATCGGCCTGTTTGTTCTCGTCTCTGGGTTAGTGGAAACAGGTGTGATCAAAAAGCTCGCAACTGAAGCGATGAATCTGACGGGTGGAGATTCATTGAAGACCTCCCTGTTGATCCTCTGGCTGAGCGCAATCGCCTCTGCCTTTGTAGACAATATCCCGTTCGTTGCCACCATGATTCCGATGATCAAGGAAATGGGAGCGCTCGGGATCACCAATCT
This genomic stretch from Brevibacillus sp. DP1.3A harbors:
- a CDS encoding SLC13 family permease produces the protein MTNQALFAIAIFLVTYAFIISEKLHRTIVAMSGGILMVLFGIVTQEQAIHHIDFNTLGLLIGMMILVAITAQTGVFKYVAIRAAKVAKGKPIRILVYLSLITAVASAFLDNVTTVLLIVPVTFSIARQLELNPIPFLISEIIASNAGGTATLIGDPPNIMIGSSVPELDFMKFLVNLSPIIIVVMAVTVVCLVLIYRKQLVTSPELSAKIMQLNERDEITDSRLLKKSLTVMGLTIIGFMLHGALHLESATIALTGAFLLLLLTGEHYLEDAISKVEWNTIFFFIGLFVLVSGLVETGVIKKLATEAMNLTGGDSLKTSLLILWLSAIASAFVDNIPFVATMIPMIKEMGALGITNLEPLWWSLALGACLGGNGTLIGASANVIVAGLASKEGYHIGFFSFMKVAFPLMILSIMIAHVYVYLRYFIW